Sequence from the Peromyscus eremicus chromosome 4, PerEre_H2_v1, whole genome shotgun sequence genome:
ACAGATTTTTCAGTAACACAATTAACTGTATGTTAAAGCTTAGAGTCACTGAGAAAGATATCTTACATTCATTATTTTGCTGACTGTGTCTTTGACATCCTTATTTCTCAGACTGTAGATCAGGGGGTTTAGCATGGGGATCACCACTGTGTAAAACACAGAGGCCACTTTGACAGTGTGCCTGGAGTTCTTGGAGTTGGGCACACAGTAGAGGAAGAGGATGGTACCGTGGAAGATGGTGATGGCTGTCATGTGGGAAGCACAGGTGGAGAAGACTTTGCGGTGCCCGCTAGCTGAATGCATTTTCAGGGCAGTGACGATAATGAACAAATACGATGTAAGGATGATGAGCAGTGTGCTTATCTCATTGAACGTGGCAACTATGAACAGAAGTAACTGGCTGAGATGAGAGTCAGAGCAAGAGAGGGCTATCAGGGAGGATAGTTCACAGAAGAAGTGGTTGATTGTGTTGAAACCCCGGAAGTATAACTTTAAAGCAGAACAGGTGAGTGTCAAGGAACACAACACACCCCACGCATACGACCCAAGCACCAGTAGGGCGCAGAGCCTCTGAGACATGACAACTGTGTAAAGCAGGGGGTTGCAGACAGCTACaaagcggtcataggccatcacaGCAAACAGAATTAGTTCAGTGACGACAAAtgtacagaagaaaaagaattgcATTATGCACCCTAAAAATGAAATGCTTCTGTCTTCTACAACAAGGTTCACCAGCATCTTGGGAGCAATGATGGAAGAATAGCAGAGATCCGCAAAGGAGAGGTggctgaggaagaagtacatgggagtGTGCAGTTTGGGGTTGATCCTGATGATCATAATCATTCCCAGGTTCCCCACCACACTGAAACTGTAGACTGCCAGAAACAGCAAGAAGAGGGGAACCCGCAGTTCTGGGTAATCTGAGAATCCCAAGAGGGTGAACTTGGCCTCAGAAGTTAGATTTATGTCTGTCAGAAACATGATTCCTTCTGGTGAGATCCGAAAATCGATCTTGGAAATAAAACAGGAGAACAGGTTCACACATAAAGCATGCCTAATGAACTGCCTGCATGCCTAAAGGTGAAACAAAAAATATCCCTTTTTGTGATTTTGAGATGTTGAAATATCAAAGCAGAATAAATAGAGATTCAgaattaaattattaatatatgATGAATGATTGGATGGTTTTAATCATATTCCTAAATAGGATTTAAAATCATTATTGCACAATACAATGATTAAGAAACTTAGATAAAAATGTGATCAAACATGCAGCATCTCCTAAAGGTTAgccaaatgaaataatttattttaatggtCCTGAATTTCTTAATGAAATAAGGAAGTATAGAAAGTATCACCAATAACAACTACTTTTTAGTAATATTTTTGGATGCTGTGGTATCTAAACATCGCCAATGTCACTTGCAatcacagtaaaattaatattatttgtaCGGACTAGATGTCATGCCTAGCAAACTCAGtgattatttttgcttttattgtaaAGTAAGTTACCTTTTGTGCTGCCTCTTATTGTTGTAAAGTGAAGCTTACCAAAACTtttcaataggaaaaaaaaatgcaagagtCTGTTAAGGTTTTTCACTGTCAGTCAAATGGTCATTTGCCTTTCAGAAAGATTTCAGCATATGAAATGATAAAATCCAGTTCTCACACTCAATTTTCTTAATCGTTTTGATTATCTTTTAGATTATCTCTGCTTGTTATATTTAACAAGTCAAAAACTATGGAAATTCGTCTACTGAGTATGATGATGGCTGCAAAACAATTCTGAGTATCTACACTGAGCTAAATACACAGATTGGAAGGAAGGAAATTCTCTCATCTCCGAATAAAGCTCACAAACTGTGACAATGGCGTGTCTTTCTaatgcatttctttcttctccctataAATCACCTAGAATATTCATTCAATCCCTCCATTCCTGTGAAGAAAATGTAAGAGTCTATTGAagtctttcttcattttgttttcttggaatgTGTACTTTATTTGTTTTAGTGCAACAATTTAAATGTCTATCTGAactacaatttattttaaattttcacataTGTAAGTAGAAACACATTCCTGAAAACACTTATGGCGTATCTTCTCCAAATACATGCATATAACTTAACAAGGTCTTTTCAATAAAACTTTTAAGAGTAGACTTCTGGTCCTTAAATATCCAGATGCAAATGCCTTTAGTGGCTCAAAATTTCTCCTAAGTCATATTTCTTATAATGTAGTGATAAAAAGCCATCTTGTGTTCTACATAGCTCACATGAAAAATACCGCTATTTTCTAAGACCTGCAGACAAACCTGTTGGTCGTAGGTGCAgtcccttcctgcctctgtagAGAGAGCTTATTTGAGGGAGACATTAACTCTATTATTATTCCTACTACCGATTCCCCTGGCATTATAGTCAACAAATAATTAGCTGTGGTATTCTCTTGTGACATCAGAATAAGCAATTAAAGTTAAATATTGTTTTATGAAGTAATTGCTGTTTCATGGAACACTGAAGCATCTTTGGAAGTGTTTCCTGTGAGTATTAGCATTGGTAATGTCATCTGCAATTCTATTTTCAGTTCCATAGTTCTCAAtaactataggcaattaatgattGCTGAGGGAGGGACAATTAGTCTCTTCCAGGAATGAGCCCTGTCTTAGTtaagtttttattgctataaagagattaaaaagacaccatgaccacaacaattcttataaagaaaacatttaactgaggtagcttgcttacagtttcagaggttcagtccattaacatcataatgggaagcatggtggtgtgtgggcagatatggtgctagagctgagagtactacatcttgcaggcaataggaagtccattgactgtcacactgagggaagcttgagcaaaagagacctcaaagcttgtgcccacagtgatacactttctccaacaagtaTACACCTCTAATAGGGCTACTCCCTTTgagaggccattttcttttaaactaccacattctacttcctggCCCCAAAAAGCTTATatccatatcataatgcaaaaatgcatttagttcaaccTCAAAATCCCCacagtctataacagtctcaaacttatttcaaagtccaaagtctcttctgagacgcatggcaatctcttaacttgATCCCCTTTAAAAGCTACATAAAAAGTCAGACCACACACTtgcaacatataatggcacaggatatacattaccatttcaaaatgcATAGAAAGGAGCACAGTGAGATCAAAATCaatctgggcaaactccaaacactGCATCAAAATGTTCTTCTGCTCTCCAAACCCTTTTAACTTCATTGACTTCAACATACTTTTTTCTCTTGTGCTGGTTCTACTGCCAGCTAGCAGCTCTCCTTGGAGgatatcccacaactctggcatctctaccATCTTGgtttctccaaggcaatccaggcttcagctTCACAGTTTCACGCAATGGCCACCATTCagagacacccctgacacatgtctggcctcagaggctttatttcataactcctttcttctatccttaactctaaagctagAACCACTTGGCCaaagctaccaagttctgctgcttgcctggggctggaacatgacctcctcattcaattacatctttaccagccTTCTGTCTTTCGATGCCTAAGCTTGGCTCTCctgaaactttctctgtagactaggctggcctcaaactcagagatttgctgacctctgccttcccagtgctgggattaaaggtgtgctccaccacacctatCTCTAAGCTTTTCTACAGTTCTTTTTTACAAGtaggaaacttagctgggtgggatgtTAGCCTGATGTCACCACTTCCTTCATTCAAtgtcttaatctgtttatctccttgaacaaaggatttagctccattcttcTTCCTGGTAATCTTTTTCTCCTcatatatttttccttgctcagcttgggccttttcattatatatcatCATTAAAGTCTCCACGAATATCCACATGAAAGGGTCTGTATGAGGCTGTTTTGAGAATTCTTCTGCCATCAGAATTCATCCAAAACTGttcattttagcctcaggcagactccttggacaaggacaaaaggcagccacttcctTCACCAAAAATATCACAGAAATGATTTCTaggaaacatactaaaattcttatctgaaacctcttgaggcAGTTGCTGACATTTCAAATAATtatcagcaccattgtcttccatgctcctattaGTATGCCCCATTAAGAGTGTTTAAAGCactccactgctttcctaacccaaagtaccaaagtccttattactccaaacaaaagcatggccaggcctgtcacagcaataccctactcctggtaccaactactgttttagttaggtttttttattgctgtgaagagacacaatgaccacatcAATTCTtacaaggaagacatttaattgaggttACTTGCTTAGAGTTTTAGAAATTCTGTCCATTATCTTCAaaatggggagcatggtggtgtaaaggcagatatggtgctggagctgagaatgctatatcttgcaggaaacaggaagtcaactgactgttaCACTGAGTGAAGCCTGagcaaaaaagacctcaaagcctgtctgcacaatgacacacttcctccaacaaggccatacctcctaatagtgttattctctttgggagccattttctttcaaaccaccataagcCCCACAGTTAATTATCAAATACAAAGTGGTCATCTCTGAAATCttatacacacaagcaacaaaaccaaactcaatcgcatatatatatatatttatgaaatttgaGGAATTTGAGGAATATCCATGTATGATAGTCTATATAATAAAATTAGTTCTAAAAATTAATATGTCATTTGatatttatagatagatatagatatatatgttaaagaaaaagaggccactgATTCAAGTAAGAGTCAGGAGAATGGAAAGTGTTgaatgaaagaaagggaagaggttagttgatgtaattatattgcaattaaaataaaagatgtgtacttatatattatatgtaattttaagtaaatgtaaaaataatgcttctctatttttaaaatattactggtCACACAATGGCCTTTCCTTTGCATAATTGATGATCCAGGTTCACTGAGCCACAATGACTCTTTACATTCCACATAACATCTCTACTAAATTCAAAATTCTTGACTAATTGTTGATGTGTAAACAAAGTTAcaaaaaatatgtaaatgttatAATGAGAAATTATTCCAAATTTGTAAGTCCAAGTAACTTCATGTTGCTTATATAAACATGTTCACATTCTTAAAAGTAGTCCATAATGTTTTCTCCATGAGAATTAGCTCCATTCACTTTCACTGTATATTTTTTTACCATCTTCTATCTATATATGCATCTATGATGTATCTTTCAAGTTTTCCATGTATGCATACTTACAGAACATCTCATCAAACTATGTATCTATTTTTcttattcaaaacaaaaattttgttCAGGTGTGActttcatttgaaatatttttaactcTAAAACAAGTTCATTTTATTTGCTATTTGTAATTTCTGTGAATTGgctattatttaatttttgtccTGCAAAAAGTTTGAGGAATTTATCCTTGAATATGGTCTAATGGCTTTCTCTCCAAGTAAAATGTAGATTCCATACAATTGTGAATTTCTCATATCAGTACTATTAAACAGGGTACTTGCCTTTGTTTGCTGCATATGAAATACGTGTTGTTATTCTCAATATCAGTATATTTCTCTTAGGATATTAATATATTAGGAGAAAGAATGCACTCAGCACAAGAATTACCTTAATAATGTTTATAGTGGACAGTATCACCCATCATATTTTTTATGTTCCCAGGTTTTGTTTGCACAGTAAAAAGCACAAAACCTAGGCCTTTGGAGTGGGATGAAATAGTAATGgacagaaaaatattatttcagcTACAAAAATCCAGGACAAAATATATGATAAGATGGAAGCAAGTGTTGTTTCCTGGCCTGATTTTTGAAATAagcattaacatttttaaaaattcacttatttattttacatcctaaccgtagtcctcctcccccatctctttccattccctcttccctttcactATCAAtcccctccctctctgtttctgttAAGAAGGAGGCAGGCcccccatggatatcaacaaagcatggcttaTCAACTTTTCTTAAGACTAAGAACCTCCCCTTTTATTTAGGCTGAGCAGAGCAACCCAGTACGAGGAAGAGCTTCTCAATATctagccaaagcattagggacaaaccctgttcccattgttaggagtctcacaagtagaccaagctatacagCTGTCAGACATATGTCGAAGGCTTAGGTCAGttctatgcaggctccctggtttttgtgtcagactctgtgagttcctatgagccagattAGTTGTTCCTATGGTTTTTCTGTGGTatactcctctggctcctacaatcctcccttcttctcttcagcaggattacTCAAGTTTGGCCTAATGTTTGTCAGTGAGTTCTGCATCcatttccatcagttattggatgaaggttctttgatgacaattggtgtagtcaccaatctgattacaggagctggccagttcaggctatgtattcTTAATTGCTAAGgatcttagctggagtcatctttgtagatttgtgggagtttccctggtTTCAGATTTCTACTTGATGGAAtcaaagacacagacataaatccatacacctagAGATACCTGATTTTTTgttaaagaagccaaaattatacaatggagaaaagaaattaTCTTCAGCAAATGCTGTTGGCATAATTTTGTGTTGGCACATAGAAGAatataaatagatccatatctatcaccctacacaaaactgaagtccaagtagATGAAGTACTTCAACATAAAATCAGTTACACTCAACCCGATATAAGAGAAAGTAGGtgatagccttgaacacattggcacaggagacaccTTCCTGAATAGAatgccagtagcacagacactaagattgacaactaataaatgggaccatgtgaaactgaaaagcttctgcaaggctaaggacactgtcaataggacaaaatggaagcctaaagaatgggaaaagatcttcaccaaccccacatctgacagaggactgatcttcaaaatatataaacaactcaagaaactagacatcaaaaaaccaaataatccaattaaaactaAGATACAAACATAAACAGGGAGTAATCAACAGAAGATTTTCAAAtagcagagaaacacttaaagaaatgttcaacatctttatccctcagggaaaagcaaatcaaaatgactctgagattcaaTCTTACACCtggcagaatggctaagataaaaaacacaaatgacagtttatgttgAAGAGAATGTGGTATAAAGGGaactccttcattgctggtgggagtgcaaactttcatagccactttggaaatcagtatggtagtttctcagaaaattgggactcagtctacctcaagacccagtgataccattcttgggcatatacccaaaggatgttcattcataccacaaggacatatgctcaactttgttcatagcagctttatttgtaatatccagatgCCTCTAAactgaagaaaatgtggcacatttacataatggagtattactcagctgatATACACAgtgacaccaggaaatttgaaggcaaatggatggaacttgaaaaaaactcattcagagtgaggtaacccggacccagacagacaaacacaatgtatacccactcataagtggatattgaCAATAAATTAAAGGATAATAATGTCACATTCACAGCCCCAgaaggctaggtaacaaggagggcccaatgGGGGATTCATCTGTCTCCATGGGAAGTGAAAGCATTGACATTTAAATCCCAAATTTAATCTATCCTGACTAATGTTCATCAATTGTACCAGCCGATAACtatatttatagaaaatattcATGCATatctatataataaaatttacttCTAAAATTTAATAAATCATACTTTAAtggtaaaatttatttttgtatctgaACACAAATGTCCATGAGTATACATTATCTATACATAGCACAGGTAGTGACATTTCAGGAAGCATAGATATGCATGAATGTTTTCTATAAATATAGTTATCGGCTGGTACAATTGATGAACATTAGTCAGGATAGATTAAATTTGGGATTTAAATGTCAATGCTTTCACTTCCCATGGAGACAGATGAATCCCCCATTTCAGGAAGCCAATACCACTCTGTCTTCCATGTGGTAGTCTATGTTCTTTTCCTGAGAGAATGAAGTGGCCACAAAACCTCTCAATGGAGGTTGCTGCCCATCCCTGAAGAACCATGAGgataacaaaaataactaatgTTAACACAGAGAACACCAAggattgaagaaataaattgcttACAAAGTTAAAATCAAGGTCAAAATACCAATTTTTACTTTCTTAAACTTAATCCAACTTTTATTCTGACATTTTATAGATACTAGGATAAACATTTTACTTGAACAGGTAAACATGAGGTGGAAATTGATATGAATCATAtagtatatatgtctatatagtAGACATGAAACATGAGTCACTGCATGAAGGTATGTGAGTTAGGTAGTTATAAAGAGTGACAAAGGAACATTTTTTAAGGTCAAGTACATATGTAAAGCACTAATGGAGATTGGAGATGCACTTAGAGGTAAAGTACATGCTTCACTTTCACTCTATTGAAGATATAGTATGAAGTCAGTGATAAGCCATAAATGCAGACATGGATAATCCAATCCAATGATAGTAAAACTcaatacagagaaacacaaagacaaataatacaaaggattaaaaacaaaaaggaatccAAAGCTCCATGAgttataaaatgtaattaatatgtCCTATATTCTTATGAATAAATGTTATTCTTGCATTCATTTTTCTAAAACAGATACTAAAGGaagttctaaaaataatttagtaaTACAAATACAAAAGACTAAATGAAGTATCAAAAAGCCTaatgtatacataatatgtaCTAGTGTATAAACTCCAGATACTTGTGTATAAACTGCTTGACAAAGTGTTGTTATTCATTGTAAAGTATCAGGAAGTCAGTTTTTAGATGGATCATGTATTCCATAATTATGCTATAATGAAGgtttacaaaaatgaaaaaaatggtgCCTGTTCCACATTATATCTCATATCAGTTTAAAATACTACAAAATAAAGAAcaacacataaatacaacctttGAAAAATCTCATTCCTACTTTTGCAAATAGAGAACACACAAAGATATATGAATACTAAGATTCATTTATAAGTATCTTAGCTATTTTTTCTATGCTTCATATTCAGCtcatatatttgtaaatatatggGTGATCACAATAGATCCTTAAGtcttgtgagaaaaaaaatctaggaaagaATTCTTTTTAGATTCTAAAACTTTTCTGAGAGCCTCTTTCACATCCTTATTCCTCAGACTGTAGATCAGGGGGTTCAGCATGGGAATGACCACAGTATAGAACACTGTAGTTACTTTATCAACATTTAGACTATTGCCAGAATTGGGCtgacaataaataaaaaggattgttccatggaagacagtgatgacaGTGAGATGGGAGGCGCAGGTGGAAAAGGCTTTACGTCTCCCCTCAGCAGAGCGCATCTTCAGGATGGTGACAAGAATAAACAAATAGGAGGTGAAGATGATCACAATGGTGAGAATCTCATTGAAATTGACAATGATGAACAGGAATAACTCATTCTTGGTAACATCAGAGCAAGCAAGACTTAAGAGAGGAGGCAGATCACAAAAAAAGTGGTTGATCACATTTGACTTAAACGATGGAATCTCAAGGGCTAACCACAGGTGAATCAGAGAACACACTGATGCATAGAGGTAACAGCCAGACACCAGTACCATGCGGAGTTTTGGGGACATGATGACCATGTACAGTAGTGGATTACAAATGGCCACGAAGCGGTCATAGGCCATTACAGCCAATAGAAAGACCTCAGTGACTGCAAacgcacaaaataaataaaattgtaccATGCATCCCAGGTAAGAAATAACTTTTTCCTGGTTAATGATGTTAGTGAATACCTTTGGCACAATGATGGAAG
This genomic interval carries:
- the LOC131907780 gene encoding olfactory receptor 5L2-like; protein product: MGEENCTSVTEFILIGFSDVPELAFLLFLVFLFIYGVTVIANLGMTALIQASSQLHTPMYFFLSHLSFVDFCYSSIIVPKVFTNIINQEKVISYLGCMVQFYLFCAFAVTEVFLLAVMAYDRFVAICNPLLYMVIMSPKLRMVLVSGCYLYASVCSLIHLWLALEIPSFKSNVINHFFCDLPPLLSLACSDVTKNELFLFIIVNFNEILTIVIIFTSYLFILVTILKMRSAEGRRKAFSTCASHLTVITVFHGTILFIYCQPNSGNSLNVDKVTTVFYTVVIPMLNPLIYSLRNKDVKEALRKVLESKKNSFLDFFSHKT
- the LOC131908278 gene encoding olfactory receptor 5D16-like codes for the protein MFLTDINLTSEAKFTLLGFSDYPELRVPLFLLFLAVYSFSVVGNLGMIMIIRINPKLHTPMYFFLSHLSFADLCYSSIIAPKMLVNLVVEDRSISFLGCIMQFFFFCTFVVTELILFAVMAYDRFVAVCNPLLYTVVMSQRLCALLVLGSYAWGVLCSLTLTCSALKLYFRGFNTINHFFCELSSLIALSCSDSHLSQLLLFIVATFNEISTLLIILTSYLFIIVTALKMHSASGHRKVFSTCASHMTAITIFHGTILFLYCVPNSKNSRHTVKVASVFYTVVIPMLNPLIYSLRNKDVKDTVSKIMNVRYLSQ